A window of the Candidatus Tectomicrobia bacterium genome harbors these coding sequences:
- the tsaE gene encoding tRNA (adenosine(37)-N6)-threonylcarbamoyltransferase complex ATPase subunit type 1 TsaE — translation MRETSSPEETERLGAELARALRPGEVVLLYGDVGAGKSVFARGLIRALPGGEGRPVRSPTFVFFQHHPTVPPILHADLYRLPPGLDPLDLGLDEWMEEGVTLIEWPNRLEAERYPVRTAVRIEVLPAGRRRVAIERA, via the coding sequence GTGCGGGAGACGTCCTCGCCGGAGGAGACGGAGCGCCTGGGGGCCGAGCTGGCCCGGGCGCTGCGGCCGGGCGAGGTGGTGCTCCTCTACGGGGACGTGGGGGCCGGGAAGAGCGTCTTCGCCCGGGGCCTCATCCGCGCCCTGCCGGGCGGGGAGGGAAGGCCCGTCCGAAGCCCCACGTTCGTGTTCTTCCAGCACCACCCCACGGTCCCCCCCATCCTCCACGCCGACCTCTACCGCCTGCCTCCCGGGCTCGACCCCCTCGACCTCGGCCTGGACGAATGGATGGAGGAGGGGGTCACCCTCATCGAGTGGCCGAACCGCCTGGAGGCCGAGCGCTATCCGGTCCGGACCGCGGTGCGGATCGAGGTCCTTCCAGCCGGCCGGAGGCGGGTCGCGATCGAGCGGGCCTGA
- the lptC gene encoding LPS export ABC transporter periplasmic protein LptC: MISRNALRWSLLAMVVLLGGTMAFYLVRTMPRIEVGRVTVLGTDADLRIDQAHMVQNNQGRKEWEMWAETALVYRKKDETHLQDLRMRLYSRDGKPTDISARRGVMGNQRRNVTVSGDVVIRTSDGVTLRTDSLRYDPQEHRVDSEDLIVLNGSTFHLTGVGLKGNTETGHYVLLEKVRAVITEAQGPPPAAGVLAPPAAEEKP, translated from the coding sequence ATGATCTCTCGCAATGCGCTCCGCTGGTCTCTCCTGGCCATGGTGGTCCTTCTGGGGGGCACGATGGCCTTCTATCTCGTACGCACCATGCCCCGGATCGAGGTCGGCCGCGTCACCGTCCTGGGGACGGACGCCGACCTGCGCATCGACCAGGCACACATGGTCCAGAACAACCAGGGCCGCAAGGAATGGGAGATGTGGGCCGAGACGGCCCTGGTCTACCGCAAAAAGGACGAAACCCACCTCCAGGACCTCCGCATGCGCCTCTACTCCAGGGATGGGAAGCCGACCGACATCTCCGCCCGCCGGGGCGTGATGGGGAACCAGCGGCGGAACGTCACCGTCTCGGGCGACGTCGTTATCCGCACCTCGGACGGCGTCACGCTGCGGACCGATTCCCTGCGGTACGACCCACAGGAGCACCGCGTGGACTCGGAGGACCTCATCGTCCTCAACGGAAGCACGTTTCACCTGACGGGCGTAGGGCTGAAGGGAAACACCGAGACCGGGCACTACGTCCTGCTCGAGAAGGTGCGGGCGGTCATCACCGAGGCGCAGGGGCCGCCCCCGGCCGCCGGCGTCCTCGCCCCTCCGGCCGCGGAGGAAAAGCCGTGA
- a CDS encoding NAD(P)H-hydrate dehydratase, which translates to MALPVATAREMARVDARAIESFDIPSACLMETAGARSADAIWRRFGRPGLRILVVSGKGNNGGDGFVIARHLINRGAQVRVMTLFPPDEAAGDPGLFLSVLRKMEAPVEGISPGEAGRLREAAAESDLVVDAILGTGFTPPARGLVGEALEALSRVPAPIAAVDIPSGIDGTTGRAEPPFLTARLTLTFALLKRGHLLMPAAEHVGEVVLLDIGIPEACVAEEGIPLCLTEARDVVDLLPGRRRDAHKGDGGQLFIVAGSAGMMGAALMASMAGLRAGAGLVTLAVPEPLAYAVEAGPPEVICLALPAGPGGVLDPAGFDLILEKAARMSAMVLGPGISTHPRTVELVQRLIQHVEGPLLLDADALNALSQDLTVLDGPRADLILTPHPGEMARLAGLSTAEVQADRIGAAITFATRHQAHLALKGWGTVVATPEGQAWLNPTGNAALATAGSGDVLSGVVGGLLAQGLPPESALIAGVYLHGVAGELAAEGLGEVGVTATDLLPQIPRARRRTLERAEEIAP; encoded by the coding sequence ATGGCCCTGCCCGTGGCGACGGCCCGAGAGATGGCCCGGGTGGACGCGCGGGCCATCGAATCCTTCGACATCCCCTCGGCGTGCCTGATGGAGACGGCGGGCGCCCGCTCGGCGGATGCCATCTGGCGGCGCTTCGGCCGCCCGGGCCTGCGCATCCTCGTCGTCTCGGGCAAGGGGAACAACGGCGGGGACGGCTTCGTCATCGCCCGCCACCTCATCAACCGCGGCGCCCAGGTGCGGGTGATGACCCTGTTCCCTCCCGATGAAGCCGCGGGCGATCCCGGCTTGTTCCTGAGCGTCCTCCGCAAGATGGAGGCGCCCGTCGAGGGGATTTCCCCCGGGGAGGCGGGCCGCCTTCGGGAGGCCGCGGCGGAGAGCGACCTCGTCGTGGATGCGATTCTCGGGACGGGCTTCACCCCGCCGGCCCGGGGGCTCGTGGGCGAGGCCCTGGAGGCGCTCTCCCGCGTCCCTGCGCCCATCGCGGCGGTAGACATCCCCTCCGGGATCGACGGCACGACCGGCCGCGCCGAGCCTCCGTTCTTGACGGCCCGGCTCACGCTCACCTTCGCCCTGCTCAAGCGGGGCCATCTGCTGATGCCGGCGGCGGAGCATGTGGGGGAGGTGGTGCTGCTCGACATCGGAATCCCCGAGGCCTGCGTGGCGGAGGAGGGCATCCCCCTGTGCCTCACCGAGGCCCGCGACGTGGTCGATCTCCTCCCGGGACGGAGGCGGGACGCCCACAAGGGCGATGGCGGGCAGCTTTTCATCGTGGCCGGATCGGCCGGCATGATGGGGGCCGCCCTGATGGCCTCCATGGCGGGGCTGCGCGCGGGGGCGGGCCTGGTCACGCTGGCCGTGCCGGAACCCCTCGCCTATGCGGTGGAGGCGGGCCCCCCCGAGGTCATCTGCCTTGCTCTTCCGGCCGGCCCGGGAGGGGTGCTGGATCCGGCCGGCTTCGACCTCATCCTCGAGAAGGCGGCCCGGATGAGCGCCATGGTGCTGGGTCCCGGCATCTCCACTCATCCCAGGACGGTGGAGCTCGTCCAGCGCCTCATCCAGCACGTGGAGGGACCTCTCCTCCTCGACGCGGACGCGCTGAACGCGCTCTCCCAGGACCTGACCGTGCTGGACGGCCCCCGGGCCGACCTCATCCTCACACCCCATCCTGGCGAGATGGCCCGGCTGGCCGGCCTCTCCACCGCCGAGGTACAGGCGGACCGGATCGGCGCCGCCATCACCTTCGCCACGCGGCACCAGGCGCACCTCGCCCTCAAAGGATGGGGCACCGTCGTCGCGACGCCCGAGGGCCAAGCCTGGCTCAATCCGACCGGGAACGCCGCCCTGGCCACAGCGGGCTCAGGCGACGTGCTTTCGGGGGTGGTCGGCGGGCTGCTCGCCCAGGGGCTGCCGCCCGAGAGCGCGCTGATCGCGGGGGTCTATCTCCATGGAGTCGCCGGCGAGCTGGCCGCCGAGGGGCTGGGCGAGGTGGGCGTCACGGCGACCGATCTGCTCCCCCAGATCCCGCGGGCCCGGCGCCGGACGCTGGAGCGGGCGGAGGAGATCGCGCCCTGA
- the rpoN gene encoding RNA polymerase factor sigma-54 — MSLQPRMTLQTQQRLVMTAMLQQAISMLHLNRQELQLEVQQQLMDNPALEEALDEVKEVADGEMPEAPEEVPSTETDERGEVEIDWENIVQDDYGLRSQAGPAPDGEDFPSYEQTLSQPETLHEHLVWQLQVTQAPAPIRRLAEQIIGNLDEAGYLQADPQELAASQGLGAQEAEKALALVQEFDPPGVAARDLRECLLLQLRGLGRNGVPGPEALELAQELVRNHLEMLEERHHARLARQVGVGAEDIQEAMRLIRRLTPKPGERFSDQRVEVVVPDVTVIRRGEDYDVVLNDDGLPPLRLSHFYTQMAGDREGTPTDARRFIEERVRAAVWFLKSIEQRRQTILKVSRSIVAFQRDFLDHGVSHLRPLVLRDVAEDIEMHESTVSRVTTGKYMETPRGVFPFKYFFHSGLASADGNSASSVAVKDKIKKIVEAEDKGHPLTDQQIVEKLREAQVLIARRTVTKYRKEMRLASAGRRRHFAPKNSR; from the coding sequence ATGTCCCTGCAGCCCCGCATGACGCTCCAGACCCAGCAGCGCCTGGTCATGACGGCCATGCTGCAGCAGGCCATCAGCATGCTGCACCTGAACCGCCAGGAGCTCCAGCTCGAGGTGCAGCAGCAGCTCATGGACAATCCCGCACTCGAGGAGGCCCTGGACGAGGTGAAGGAGGTGGCCGACGGCGAGATGCCCGAGGCTCCGGAAGAGGTGCCCTCCACCGAGACGGACGAGCGAGGCGAGGTCGAAATCGACTGGGAGAACATCGTCCAGGACGACTACGGGCTCCGGAGCCAGGCAGGGCCGGCCCCGGACGGGGAGGATTTCCCCTCCTACGAGCAGACCCTCTCGCAGCCCGAGACCCTGCACGAGCACCTGGTGTGGCAACTCCAGGTCACCCAGGCGCCCGCTCCCATCCGCCGCCTGGCCGAACAGATCATCGGAAACCTGGACGAGGCGGGGTATCTCCAGGCGGACCCGCAGGAGCTCGCGGCCTCGCAGGGCCTGGGGGCCCAGGAGGCAGAGAAGGCGCTCGCTCTCGTCCAGGAGTTCGACCCGCCCGGGGTGGCGGCCCGGGACCTGCGCGAATGCCTGCTCCTGCAGCTCCGCGGCCTGGGGCGGAACGGCGTGCCGGGGCCCGAGGCCCTGGAGCTGGCCCAGGAGCTCGTCCGGAACCATCTGGAGATGCTGGAGGAGCGCCACCACGCCCGCCTGGCGCGTCAGGTGGGCGTCGGGGCGGAGGACATCCAGGAGGCCATGCGCCTCATCCGGCGGCTGACCCCGAAGCCGGGCGAACGCTTCTCGGACCAGCGGGTGGAGGTGGTCGTCCCGGACGTGACGGTGATCCGGCGGGGCGAGGACTACGACGTCGTGCTGAACGACGACGGCCTCCCGCCCCTCCGCCTGAGCCACTTCTACACCCAGATGGCCGGGGACCGGGAGGGCACCCCCACCGACGCCCGCCGGTTCATCGAGGAGCGCGTGCGGGCGGCGGTCTGGTTCCTCAAGAGCATCGAGCAGCGCCGCCAGACCATTCTCAAGGTGTCGCGCAGCATCGTCGCCTTCCAGCGCGACTTCCTGGACCATGGGGTGAGCCACCTCCGGCCCCTCGTGCTGCGGGACGTGGCCGAGGACATCGAGATGCACGAGTCCACCGTGAGTCGGGTGACGACGGGCAAGTACATGGAGACGCCCCGGGGCGTTTTCCCCTTCAAGTACTTCTTTCACAGCGGCCTCGCATCCGCCGACGGGAACAGCGCCTCCTCGGTCGCCGTGAAGGACAAAATCAAGAAGATCGTGGAGGCCGAAGACAAAGGCCACCCTCTGACCGACCAGCAGATCGTGGAAAAGCTCCGTGAAGCGCAGGTCCTGATTGCCCGCCGGACCGTGACGAAATACCGCAAGGAGATGAGACTGGCGTCCGCAGGCCGGAGGCGCCATTTCGCCCCGAAGAATTCCCGTTGA
- the hprK gene encoding HPr(Ser) kinase/phosphatase, producing the protein MSQLSIAQLLEDLREDLGLELLAGKAGLGRAIRHTRYQKNGLPLAGFLEELHTDRVQIWGNTEIHYLNSMAPEALDRAVSRFFRLPVCTVLAMGGGYIPSRVVEVADQEHLPLLRSPLPGSEVLPRLQSYLENHLSPHARLHGVLVDLYGVGVLIQGRSGIGKSECALHLVTRGHRLVADDVVDIQLRGPDLVGRSTDLLKHHIEVRGLGILNLKDLFGVVAIRYEKNVELLVELVPWSPDTPFERLGIDLQMREILGRDLPLVRIPVAPGRNIPTLIEVAARNLLLQRMGFFSAEEFSRSLTAQIATESLRHPAGDREGGKGV; encoded by the coding sequence ATGAGCCAGCTTTCGATCGCTCAGCTTCTCGAGGACCTGCGCGAGGATCTGGGCCTCGAGCTTCTCGCCGGCAAGGCGGGGCTCGGCCGGGCCATCCGCCACACCCGTTACCAGAAAAACGGGCTCCCGCTCGCCGGCTTCCTGGAGGAGTTGCACACCGACCGGGTCCAGATCTGGGGCAACACCGAGATCCATTACCTGAACAGCATGGCCCCCGAGGCCCTGGACCGGGCGGTGAGCCGCTTCTTCCGCCTCCCGGTGTGCACGGTGCTGGCGATGGGGGGAGGCTACATCCCCTCCCGCGTGGTGGAGGTGGCGGACCAGGAGCACCTCCCCCTGCTGCGCTCGCCCCTGCCGGGGAGCGAGGTGCTGCCCCGGCTCCAGTCCTACCTGGAGAATCATCTCTCGCCCCACGCCCGCCTCCACGGCGTCCTGGTGGACCTGTACGGCGTGGGGGTCCTCATCCAGGGCCGGAGCGGGATCGGCAAAAGCGAGTGCGCGCTCCACCTCGTCACCCGGGGCCACCGCCTGGTGGCCGACGACGTGGTGGATATCCAGCTTCGCGGCCCCGATCTCGTCGGCCGCAGCACCGACCTGCTCAAGCACCACATCGAGGTGCGGGGCCTGGGCATCCTGAACCTGAAGGACCTCTTCGGCGTGGTGGCCATCCGCTACGAGAAGAACGTCGAACTGCTCGTCGAGCTCGTCCCGTGGAGCCCGGACACCCCCTTCGAGCGCCTGGGGATCGACCTCCAGATGCGCGAGATCCTCGGCCGGGACCTCCCCCTGGTCCGCATCCCGGTGGCCCCCGGCCGGAACATCCCCACCCTCATCGAAGTCGCCGCCCGGAACCTCCTGCTCCAGCGGATGGGCTTCTTCTCGGCCGAGGAATTCAGCCGGAGCCTCACCGCCCAAATCGCCACGGAAAGCCTGCGGCATCCCGCGGGAGACAGAGAGGGCGGGAAGGGCGTATGA
- a CDS encoding pyridoxine 5'-phosphate synthase — protein sequence MARLCVNVDHVATIRQARRTNEPDPVAAALIAERSGAAGVTVHLREDRRHIQDRDLRILRQVVRGKLNLEMAAVDEMRSIALEIRPDQATLVPERRQEITTEGGLDAAGQAGRLAETVGPLRQAGIALSLFIDPRPQQLAAARELGADFVELNTAAYAEAKTPAGRKRELETLREAAERAHGLGLGVHAGHGLTYLNTEPVAALPRLEELNIGHSIVSHAVFVGFERAVREMAELIAQAGRG from the coding sequence ATGGCCAGGCTGTGCGTGAACGTCGACCACGTCGCTACCATCCGCCAGGCCCGCCGGACCAATGAGCCAGATCCCGTCGCCGCCGCCCTGATTGCCGAGCGCTCCGGCGCGGCCGGCGTCACCGTCCATCTCCGCGAGGACCGCCGCCACATCCAGGACCGCGACCTGCGCATCCTGCGCCAGGTCGTGCGGGGAAAGCTCAACCTGGAGATGGCCGCGGTGGACGAGATGCGCTCCATCGCCCTCGAGATCCGGCCGGACCAGGCCACCCTCGTCCCCGAGCGCCGCCAGGAGATCACCACCGAGGGCGGGCTCGACGCGGCGGGGCAGGCCGGGCGGCTGGCGGAGACCGTCGGCCCGCTGCGGCAGGCGGGCATCGCCCTGAGCCTGTTCATCGATCCCCGGCCCCAACAGCTCGCCGCCGCCCGGGAGCTGGGGGCGGACTTCGTCGAGCTCAACACGGCGGCCTACGCCGAGGCCAAGACCCCGGCCGGGCGGAAGCGGGAGCTCGAAACCCTGCGCGAGGCGGCCGAGCGTGCCCACGGCCTGGGCCTGGGCGTCCACGCCGGGCACGGCCTCACCTACCTGAACACCGAGCCGGTCGCGGCGCTTCCCCGCCTGGAGGAGCTGAACATCGGGCACAGCATCGTGTCCCACGCCGTCTTCGTGGGCTTCGAGCGGGCCGTGCGCGAGATGGCGGAGTTGATCGCGCAGGCCGGGAGGGGCTAA
- a CDS encoding methionine adenosyltransferase, producing the protein MSSNHAAADFIFTSESVSEGHPDKICDQVSDAVLDAIFSQDPNGRVACECLITTGIIFVAGEITTTARYEARDIARDTIREIGYDNAAYGFDCNTCAVVTALNRQSPDISQGVTEGEGLFREQGAGDQGMMFGFACNETKELMPLPIMLAHRLVEQASQMRRNGTLPYLRPDSKSQVSVRYEKGRPVAIENVVISAQHAPEVDLEQIREDIIKHIVLPTVPGGMITRSTTFYVNPTGRFVTGGPMGDTGLTGRKIIVDTYGGYSRHGGGAFSGKDPTKVDRSAAYMARYIAKNIVAAGLAEKAEVQLAYAIGVADPVSVLVETFGTGKADEKKIAKAVREVFGLKPREIIEGLNLRRPIYKKTAAYGHFGRELPDFSWEKTDKVKDLKTAAGA; encoded by the coding sequence ATGAGCTCCAACCACGCCGCGGCTGACTTCATCTTCACCTCGGAGTCCGTCTCGGAAGGACACCCCGACAAGATCTGCGACCAGGTGAGCGACGCCGTGCTGGACGCGATCTTCAGCCAAGACCCCAATGGGCGCGTGGCGTGCGAGTGCCTTATCACGACGGGCATCATCTTCGTGGCCGGCGAGATCACCACGACAGCCCGCTACGAGGCCCGCGACATCGCCCGCGACACCATCCGCGAGATCGGCTACGACAACGCGGCCTACGGATTCGACTGCAACACCTGCGCCGTCGTCACGGCGCTGAACCGGCAGTCGCCCGACATCTCGCAGGGCGTGACGGAGGGCGAGGGGCTCTTCAGGGAGCAGGGGGCGGGCGATCAGGGTATGATGTTCGGCTTCGCCTGCAATGAGACGAAGGAGCTCATGCCCCTGCCCATCATGCTGGCCCACAGGCTGGTGGAGCAGGCCTCCCAGATGCGCCGGAACGGCACGCTCCCCTATCTCCGGCCCGACAGCAAGAGCCAGGTTTCGGTGCGCTACGAGAAGGGCAGGCCCGTCGCCATCGAGAACGTCGTCATCTCGGCCCAGCACGCCCCGGAGGTGGACCTCGAGCAGATCCGCGAGGACATCATCAAGCATATCGTCCTCCCCACCGTGCCCGGCGGGATGATCACCAGGAGCACGACCTTCTACGTGAACCCGACGGGCCGCTTCGTCACCGGCGGACCCATGGGCGACACCGGGCTCACCGGCCGGAAGATCATCGTGGACACCTACGGGGGCTACAGCCGCCACGGCGGCGGGGCCTTCTCGGGCAAGGACCCGACGAAGGTGGACCGCTCGGCCGCCTACATGGCCCGCTACATCGCCAAGAACATCGTGGCGGCCGGCCTGGCCGAGAAGGCCGAGGTGCAGCTCGCCTACGCCATCGGGGTGGCCGACCCCGTCTCGGTCCTCGTGGAAACGTTCGGCACGGGCAAGGCGGACGAGAAGAAGATCGCCAAGGCCGTGCGTGAGGTGTTCGGCCTCAAGCCCCGGGAGATCATCGAGGGCCTCAATCTCCGGCGTCCGATCTACAAGAAGACCGCGGCCTACGGCCACTTCGGCCGCGAGCTGCCCGATTTCTCCTGGGAGAAGACGGACAAGGTCAAGGACCTGAAGACGGCGGCCGGGGCCTGA
- the ptsP gene encoding phosphoenolpyruvate--protein phosphotransferase → MERIEGVGASGGIVTGRAWVASTLASPGALRPVPAAGAEEEIARLARAIEAASAEIEAIRQAASDRLGPSHLYILDLGRLLLRDEMLIGEARRRIQEERLNAEWAIQGAVDHFAKFFESMEDPYFRDRRLDIGHAGERILRHLDESAAGAGREPAEPAILVAHDLTPADVAALSGGKILGFVTDLGGYTSHTAIMAQALGIPAVVGAGDATRRISTGDRLLVDGRAGAVLLNPAEEEAAVYESRLSSAQEALQEALEEQKVYLPRPAATRDGVRVTILANIANNQELDILPLAGTDGVGLYRSEWLYFNRRDLPSEEEQYHCYLRVARVAQPNTAIIRTMDLGGDRGFPLGFPPDKRGETEKNPALGVRGIRFSLEYPALFKRQLRAILRASSEGDLAFMYPMISSMEEVREVQAVLEEVKAGLREEGKPFNEAIRQGILIETPAAALCADHLARHADFLAVGTNDLTQYTLAVDRANKGVAERYEPLHPAVIRLLHGVAQAARERDIPAAVCGELAGDPKSALYLVGLGFRSLSMALSKVPAVRRAIGRSTLAQAEELAAAMRECGSAQEVRAVMSGKRRGSGRGNPAVRPAV, encoded by the coding sequence ATGGAACGCATCGAAGGCGTCGGCGCCTCCGGGGGCATCGTCACCGGCCGGGCCTGGGTGGCCTCAACCCTCGCATCGCCGGGGGCGCTGCGGCCCGTCCCCGCCGCGGGGGCGGAGGAGGAGATCGCCCGCCTGGCCCGGGCCATCGAGGCGGCTTCCGCAGAGATCGAGGCCATCCGCCAGGCGGCCAGCGACCGGCTGGGGCCCTCCCACCTCTACATCCTGGACCTGGGGCGCCTCCTCCTGAGGGACGAGATGCTCATCGGGGAGGCGCGCCGGCGCATCCAGGAAGAGCGCCTGAACGCCGAGTGGGCCATTCAGGGTGCCGTCGACCATTTCGCCAAGTTCTTCGAGTCGATGGAGGACCCTTACTTCCGGGACCGGCGGCTGGACATCGGCCACGCGGGCGAGCGCATCCTCCGCCACCTCGATGAAAGCGCCGCCGGGGCTGGCCGGGAGCCCGCCGAGCCGGCCATCCTGGTCGCCCACGATCTGACCCCGGCCGATGTCGCGGCGCTCTCGGGCGGGAAAATCCTCGGCTTCGTCACCGACCTGGGCGGGTACACCTCCCACACCGCCATCATGGCCCAGGCGCTGGGCATCCCCGCGGTGGTGGGCGCCGGGGACGCGACCCGGCGAATCTCCACCGGCGACCGCCTGCTCGTGGACGGGAGGGCAGGGGCCGTGCTCCTCAATCCGGCGGAGGAGGAGGCGGCGGTCTACGAGAGCCGCCTGAGCTCCGCGCAGGAGGCCCTGCAGGAGGCCCTGGAGGAGCAGAAGGTCTACCTCCCGCGGCCCGCGGCCACCCGGGACGGCGTGCGGGTAACCATCCTGGCCAACATCGCCAACAACCAGGAGCTGGACATCCTGCCGCTCGCCGGGACGGACGGGGTGGGCCTCTACCGGAGCGAGTGGCTCTATTTCAACCGGCGCGACCTGCCGAGCGAGGAGGAACAGTACCACTGCTACCTGCGCGTGGCGCGGGTCGCCCAGCCGAACACGGCGATCATCCGCACCATGGACCTGGGCGGCGACCGGGGCTTTCCGCTGGGGTTCCCCCCGGACAAGCGCGGGGAGACGGAGAAGAATCCGGCCCTGGGGGTGCGGGGCATCCGCTTCAGCCTCGAATATCCCGCCCTCTTCAAGCGCCAGCTCCGGGCCATCCTGCGGGCATCGTCCGAGGGGGACTTGGCGTTCATGTATCCGATGATTTCCTCCATGGAAGAGGTGCGCGAGGTCCAGGCCGTCCTCGAGGAAGTCAAGGCGGGACTCCGGGAGGAGGGCAAGCCCTTCAACGAAGCCATCCGGCAAGGCATCCTGATCGAAACTCCCGCCGCCGCCCTCTGCGCCGACCATTTGGCCCGCCATGCGGATTTTCTGGCCGTCGGCACCAACGATCTCACCCAGTACACCCTGGCCGTCGACCGCGCCAACAAGGGGGTGGCGGAGCGCTACGAACCCCTCCATCCGGCCGTCATCCGCCTCCTCCACGGGGTGGCCCAGGCGGCCCGGGAGCGCGACATCCCCGCCGCCGTCTGCGGGGAACTGGCGGGAGACCCCAAGAGTGCGCTATACCTCGTGGGCCTCGGCTTCAGGAGCCTGAGCATGGCCCTGTCCAAGGTCCCGGCCGTCCGGCGGGCCATCGGCCGCTCCACGCTCGCCCAGGCGGAAGAGCTGGCGGCGGCCATGCGGGAATGCGGGTCCGCCCAGGAGGTCCGGGCGGTGATGAGCGGAAAGCGGCGCGGATCGGGCCGGGGCAACCCCGCCGTCCGGCCGGCGGTTTGA
- a CDS encoding HPr family phosphocarrier protein: MPATTATISNQLGLHARAAAAFVRLSTTFDCDIFVSSQGIEVDGKSIMGVMMLAARKGTDIRIRAEGPAADAAVARLAELVANRFGEEK; this comes from the coding sequence ATGCCCGCCACGACGGCCACCATTTCCAATCAGCTGGGGCTCCACGCCCGGGCGGCGGCGGCCTTCGTCCGCCTCTCCACCACCTTCGACTGCGACATCTTCGTCTCCTCCCAGGGCATAGAGGTGGACGGAAAGAGCATCATGGGCGTCATGATGCTCGCCGCCCGCAAGGGGACGGACATCCGGATCCGGGCCGAGGGCCCGGCGGCCGACGCCGCCGTGGCCCGGCTCGCGGAACTCGTCGCCAACCGCTTCGGCGAGGAGAAGTGA
- the lptB gene encoding LPS export ABC transporter ATP-binding protein, with protein MLRRRNNAAPLSAPDANGYGGRILAARGLAKSFSGRRVVDGVDLDVRPGEIVGLLGPNGAGKTTIFYMIVGLIVPEGGEVILDQEPITGVPMYKRARMGVSYLPQEASVFRRLSVEENILAVLELMPGTSAGRRERAEELLADLNIAQIRKTKGYALSGGERRRVEIARALATSPTYILLDEPFAGIDPIVVNDIQTIVRGLRERGIGILLTDHNVREALQIADRAYIISEGKILEAGDPLKIASSERARHIYLGESFRL; from the coding sequence ATGCTCCGCAGAAGAAATAACGCCGCGCCACTATCCGCACCGGACGCCAACGGCTACGGGGGCCGGATCCTCGCCGCGCGCGGCCTGGCGAAAAGCTTCTCCGGACGCCGGGTCGTTGACGGGGTGGATCTCGACGTCCGTCCGGGCGAGATCGTGGGGCTGCTCGGCCCAAACGGCGCCGGGAAGACGACCATCTTCTACATGATCGTCGGCCTCATCGTCCCCGAGGGCGGAGAGGTGATTCTCGATCAGGAGCCCATCACGGGCGTCCCGATGTACAAGCGCGCGCGGATGGGGGTGAGCTACCTTCCCCAGGAGGCCTCCGTCTTCCGGCGCCTCTCGGTCGAGGAGAACATCCTCGCCGTCCTTGAGCTCATGCCCGGCACGTCCGCCGGCCGCCGGGAAAGGGCGGAGGAGCTGCTCGCGGACCTCAACATCGCCCAAATCCGGAAAACCAAGGGCTACGCCCTCTCGGGAGGGGAGCGGCGGCGGGTGGAGATTGCCCGCGCGCTCGCGACATCGCCCACCTACATCCTGCTGGACGAGCCCTTCGCCGGGATCGACCCCATTGTCGTCAACGACATCCAGACCATCGTCCGAGGCCTGCGGGAGCGGGGCATCGGCATCCTTCTCACGGACCACAACGTGCGAGAGGCCCTCCAGATCGCGGACCGGGCCTACATCATCAGCGAGGGGAAAATCCTCGAAGCGGGCGACCCGCTGAAGATCGCCTCCAGCGAGCGCGCCCGCCACATCTACCTGGGAGAAAGCTTCCGCCTCTAG
- a CDS encoding PTS sugar transporter subunit IIA: protein MIGLVIVGHGGLPEAMLETASSVLSGATQMRAVCLRPDGDPAFFTEEIERAVREVDSGEGIIVMTDMMGGTPTNAALAMLNRQDVEVVTGVNLPMLLKVPFIKGKTVQEAARFLVEYGRKNLAQPSEMLRSLKREPAQERKES, encoded by the coding sequence ATGATCGGCCTCGTCATCGTCGGACACGGCGGCCTCCCGGAGGCGATGCTCGAGACGGCTTCGTCCGTCCTCTCCGGCGCGACCCAGATGCGCGCCGTATGCCTCCGCCCGGACGGTGACCCCGCCTTCTTCACCGAGGAGATCGAGCGCGCCGTGCGGGAGGTGGACTCGGGCGAGGGCATCATCGTGATGACCGACATGATGGGAGGGACGCCGACCAACGCCGCGCTGGCCATGCTCAACCGGCAGGACGTGGAGGTGGTCACCGGCGTCAACCTCCCGATGCTCCTCAAGGTCCCCTTCATCAAGGGGAAGACGGTCCAGGAGGCCGCCCGCTTCCTGGTGGAATACGGCCGGAAGAACCTCGCGCAGCCGAGCGAGATGCTGCGCTCGCTCAAGCGCGAGCCGGCCCAGGAGCGCAAAGAGAGCTAG